From the genome of Sinanaerobacter sp. ZZT-01:
AGGTCTTTTCCATGAAGGAACAACGTATGATTGAGCATGCTGCACTGAATCGCGAGGATAAGCGAGCTATCGGAATCGTATTATGCTTTTATACTGGCATACGTCTTGGAGAACTTTGTGCACTAAAATGGAGCGATATTGATACAGAATCTGGGACGATGTCTATCACACGGACCGTGTCTCGGACTAGGAATTTTGAAGATGGAAAGAATAAAACGGTTTTGTTTGTTGGCACTCCAAAAAGCAAAAAATCAATGCGGAGAATCCCTCTCCCTACATTTTTGCTAAAAGTAGTAAGGGAAAATAGAATTGGTTATATAAATGAAAATCACTATATATTCTCTGGGAAGAACGTTCCGGTGGACCCTCGCTATTATCAAAAATTATTTAAGAGGATGCTCTTAGAAAGTAAGATACCGGAGCGTAAATTTCATGCAATTCGTCATACCTTTGCGACACGTGCACTGGAACTGGGAGTAGATATTAAAACACTTAGTGAGATATTGGGGCATTCTAATGTTTCCATAACACTTAATGTCTATGCACATTCTCTCATGGAGCATAAAAGAGCAGCAATTGATAAATTCAACACGATTTACCTTATGAACAAAGACAAAGCATCTTTCACCGTCAATTCCACCGTCCAAAAAGTATCAAATATCTGATGTTTTCATTGATTTAAGACAACAAGACGCAGTATGAGGTATACTGCGTCTTTAAGACAATAAATGAATAAATTTAGTTTAGCCCGAATAGAACAATATATTCATCAAGCAAAGTGATATACTGTTTGTATTTTTTTGACGAGTTTTATTTAAAGTTTGAAATATGCTGCACTAAATTTTAAAAAAAATACTGTCTAAAGATTTATTTAGCAACCACTGAGGTAAGACATAAGGAAGTTTCTGACCAAAGTGTTTTCTATATCCAAAATACAAATTTGCCTGAAAACAGGGAGGAATGATTATGAAAAAATTTAAAGATTTCAGTATTTCGCGTAAGTTATTGACCGGATTTTTGAGCTTAACATTGATTATGCTGATCATTGGTGGTGTGGGTATCTTTGGAATGGTTCGGATTAATCAGATGGACACTTATTTGTATGAATCACAAACAGCTCCGATGAATGATTTAATCAGTGCGATTGAAGATTTATACCAGTTTAGTTCTGATTCGAAGACAGCTGTAATTCAAACCGGTAGCGC
Proteins encoded in this window:
- a CDS encoding site-specific integrase, with the protein product MSRRGENIYKRKDGRWEGRILRQNGKYQYLYAKSYREVKEKMKYFHENKVEKKQFKNLSKASELFDLWLKGDVSHQVKPSTYESYHSCMHKYVIPFFQKNENAQITVDSVRAFVRLIRENTSIGEASRKKILTIFKIALKEILKDLPMSHSILELVQFPKIEEKEVQVFSMKEQRMIEHAALNREDKRAIGIVLCFYTGIRLGELCALKWSDIDTESGTMSITRTVSRTRNFEDGKNKTVLFVGTPKSKKSMRRIPLPTFLLKVVRENRIGYINENHYIFSGKNVPVDPRYYQKLFKRMLLESKIPERKFHAIRHTFATRALELGVDIKTLSEILGHSNVSITLNVYAHSLMEHKRAAIDKFNTIYLMNKDKASFTVNSTVQKVSNI